In Rhodothermales bacterium, a genomic segment contains:
- a CDS encoding cysteate synthase: protein MPKYQLHCLGTEDRIEDAYTVRYHDTALLRTEYDTSSLTPRDEPGLWRWVDWLPVSMRGSQTAGSICYRSQGLADALGLANLWISFHGFWPERAADCPTTTFKDMEAVTTLQRLRDHDVPGLICASAGNTARAFAHFGGLDAYPILLVVAEKHLGRLWVPKGHPVDSVSIIGIKDGDYNDAIEVTSRILEVGGWRREGGVHNVARRDGIGSLILTATEAIGQLPTHYFQGVGGGPGPIGVHEMALRAIEAGFADGPVPQIHLSQNDTFSPIHDAWKAGNRTLERIPDTIHPRVFSDYLVNRAPAYAVTGGLFDMLTESQGDTWAVSYEEAAVASQLFEATEGIDVMSPAAVALASLQQAITTGRVGRDEVILLNVSGGGQRRYRDEVPTEVIPPVGIVSKDEAVLLGREIVR from the coding sequence ATGCCCAAATACCAACTGCATTGCCTTGGAACCGAGGACCGGATTGAGGACGCCTATACCGTCCGGTATCATGACACGGCGCTTCTGCGCACGGAATACGATACGTCATCGCTGACGCCCCGGGACGAGCCCGGGCTGTGGCGGTGGGTGGATTGGTTGCCCGTGTCGATGCGGGGTAGCCAGACGGCGGGGTCCATCTGCTACCGGAGCCAGGGGTTGGCCGATGCGCTCGGGCTCGCCAACCTGTGGATATCGTTCCATGGCTTCTGGCCGGAGCGTGCGGCGGACTGCCCGACCACCACGTTCAAGGACATGGAGGCGGTGACGACGCTCCAGCGATTGCGGGACCACGACGTTCCCGGACTCATCTGCGCATCGGCCGGCAACACGGCCCGGGCCTTTGCCCACTTCGGTGGACTGGACGCGTATCCCATCCTGCTCGTCGTCGCCGAAAAGCATCTGGGCCGGCTGTGGGTTCCGAAGGGGCACCCCGTGGACTCCGTATCCATCATCGGAATCAAGGACGGGGATTACAACGACGCCATCGAGGTCACGAGCCGCATCCTGGAAGTAGGCGGATGGCGCCGGGAGGGCGGCGTGCACAACGTGGCCCGTCGGGACGGCATCGGATCGCTCATCCTGACGGCCACGGAAGCCATCGGACAATTGCCGACGCACTATTTCCAGGGCGTGGGCGGCGGACCGGGGCCGATCGGGGTCCACGAGATGGCCCTGCGCGCCATTGAAGCCGGATTCGCGGATGGTCCGGTGCCTCAGATCCATCTCTCGCAGAACGATACCTTCAGCCCCATCCACGACGCATGGAAGGCCGGAAATCGGACCCTGGAACGCATTCCGGACACCATCCATCCGCGCGTGTTTTCGGACTACCTGGTAAACCGGGCCCCGGCCTATGCGGTGACAGGCGGGTTGTTCGATATGCTGACCGAGTCGCAGGGGGACACGTGGGCGGTGTCCTACGAGGAGGCCGCCGTGGCGTCGCAGTTGTTCGAGGCGACGGAGGGTATTGATGTGATGTCACCGGCAGCCGTTGCCCTGGCCTCGCTCCAACAGGCCATTACGACCGGGCGCGTCGGGCGGGACGAGGTGATCCTGCTGAACGTATCGGGCGGGGGACAGCGGCGCTACCGGGACGAGGTGCCGACAGAGGTCATACCGCCCGTCGGCATCGTTTCCAAGGATGAGGCCGTCCTGCTGGGGCGGGAAATCGTTCGGTGA
- a CDS encoding choice-of-anchor B family protein, translated as MSFRPAFCRFLTATGILPGLALLFLLVQPVAAQQFGGVVALAGDQVVASHSGTTAVPGVVVVYSKSDEGAWTESARLHAGTADGSEDGFGQAVASDGETLVVGAPDEGAVYVFTKDASGAWAQQQRLVAPAGGFGKAVAVHDHMIVVGADNAAHGFHRTDDGNWVSVGELRAERMGEPRPDDLGQEAAAFGSAVSVEGMRALVGAPATDSGAGQAFAFSFADGAWHAAGTLDMPAAGEQAAVGSAVLVHHGYALVGAPGYEGRTGAVGVFSWDADRSRYDFVRRLAPPVASGNEGFGASIAYAGHAFYVGAPTTARAAGAVHVFRTSNHMQDWVHGGTLPAQLQERNLLGVQLAVAGNVAVVGAPLYDNGEGAAVIYESSDDGAWAQSAVVWPEMEGGYASITGSGMSACEDGAVDVWGCEGVDMMSFLTVADIGGARGTRTNDIWGWTDPETGREYALVGRTDGMAFVDVTDPYNPIYLGNMDRTDGAPPSVWRDMKVYKDHVYVVADGAGEHGMQVFDLARLRNVPNPPVEFEPDVLYDGIASSHNIVINEETGFAYAVGNRMGGETCGGGLHMIDINDPKNPTFAGCFAHEGTGRSGTGTTHDAQCVVYRGPDADHAGKEICLGSNETALSIADVSDKSAPAVISVATYPSIAYTHQGWLTEDQRFFFINDEGDEPQGLVEGTRTLIFDLQDLDDPILVGEHISTEKNTDHNLYVRGNLMYQSNYQSGLRIFDVSDPEAPVEIAFFDTVPNDATGGGSWSNYPYFESGTIVVTSGREGLFMLKKREVDL; from the coding sequence ATGTCTTTTCGCCCCGCTTTTTGCCGTTTCCTGACCGCTACCGGGATCCTTCCGGGTCTCGCGCTCCTTTTCCTGCTCGTCCAACCGGTAGCGGCCCAACAGTTCGGCGGCGTCGTGGCGCTCGCCGGCGACCAGGTGGTGGCCTCCCACTCCGGAACGACCGCTGTGCCCGGCGTGGTGGTGGTCTATTCGAAATCCGATGAGGGGGCATGGACCGAGTCCGCGCGCCTGCACGCAGGAACGGCCGACGGTTCCGAGGATGGATTCGGTCAGGCCGTGGCCTCCGATGGCGAGACCCTGGTGGTCGGCGCTCCGGACGAAGGTGCCGTCTATGTTTTCACGAAGGATGCGTCGGGTGCCTGGGCTCAGCAACAGCGACTGGTTGCACCCGCGGGTGGCTTCGGCAAGGCGGTCGCCGTGCATGATCACATGATTGTTGTGGGCGCCGACAACGCGGCCCACGGATTCCACCGGACCGACGACGGTAACTGGGTATCGGTCGGCGAACTCCGCGCCGAGCGGATGGGCGAGCCCCGTCCCGATGATCTCGGCCAGGAAGCAGCCGCATTCGGTAGCGCGGTTTCCGTCGAGGGCATGCGGGCGCTGGTCGGCGCTCCGGCCACCGACAGCGGCGCCGGACAGGCCTTTGCGTTCTCGTTCGCGGACGGTGCCTGGCACGCGGCCGGAACCCTGGACATGCCGGCGGCCGGCGAGCAGGCGGCGGTCGGCTCGGCGGTGCTTGTACATCACGGATACGCACTGGTGGGTGCCCCGGGATATGAGGGCAGGACGGGCGCCGTGGGCGTGTTCTCCTGGGATGCCGACCGGTCCCGATACGATTTTGTCCGCCGATTGGCCCCACCGGTAGCGTCCGGGAACGAGGGCTTCGGCGCATCGATTGCCTATGCAGGCCACGCGTTCTACGTGGGGGCGCCGACGACCGCCCGCGCAGCGGGCGCCGTGCACGTGTTCCGCACGTCGAATCACATGCAGGACTGGGTGCACGGGGGCACGTTGCCGGCCCAGTTGCAGGAGCGTAATCTGTTGGGTGTCCAGCTGGCCGTGGCCGGCAACGTGGCCGTCGTCGGCGCCCCCCTCTACGACAACGGGGAAGGTGCTGCCGTGATCTACGAGTCCTCCGATGACGGTGCCTGGGCGCAGTCGGCGGTCGTCTGGCCGGAAATGGAAGGAGGCTACGCGTCCATTACCGGCTCGGGCATGAGCGCATGTGAGGACGGGGCCGTGGACGTTTGGGGGTGTGAGGGCGTGGACATGATGTCCTTCCTGACCGTGGCCGACATCGGCGGTGCGCGCGGGACGCGCACGAATGACATCTGGGGCTGGACCGATCCCGAAACGGGTCGGGAATACGCCCTGGTCGGTCGCACCGATGGTATGGCTTTCGTGGACGTTACGGACCCCTACAACCCGATCTACCTCGGCAACATGGACCGGACCGACGGCGCACCACCCTCCGTATGGCGCGACATGAAGGTGTACAAGGACCACGTGTACGTCGTGGCGGACGGCGCCGGGGAGCACGGCATGCAGGTCTTCGATCTGGCCCGGCTGCGCAATGTCCCGAATCCGCCGGTGGAATTCGAGCCGGACGTGCTGTACGACGGCATTGCCAGCTCACACAACATTGTCATCAATGAAGAAACCGGGTTCGCGTACGCCGTCGGCAACCGGATGGGTGGTGAGACGTGCGGTGGCGGACTGCACATGATTGACATCAATGACCCGAAGAACCCGACATTTGCGGGTTGTTTTGCCCATGAGGGCACGGGCCGCAGCGGTACGGGCACGACGCACGACGCGCAGTGTGTGGTCTACCGAGGCCCCGATGCCGACCACGCCGGCAAGGAAATCTGCCTCGGGTCCAACGAAACCGCCCTTTCCATTGCGGACGTATCGGACAAGTCCGCTCCGGCCGTGATCTCGGTCGCGACGTATCCGTCCATCGCCTACACCCACCAGGGCTGGCTCACGGAGGATCAGCGCTTCTTCTTCATCAACGATGAGGGCGACGAACCCCAGGGACTGGTGGAAGGGACCCGGACGCTGATCTTCGACCTCCAGGACCTGGACGACCCCATCCTGGTCGGAGAGCATATCTCAACGGAGAAGAACACGGACCACAACCTGTATGTGCGCGGCAACCTGATGTACCAGTCGAACTACCAGTCCGGCCTGCGCATTTTCGACGTGTCCGACCCGGAAGCCCCGGTCGAGATCGCCTTTTTTGACACCGTTCCCAACGATGCCACGGGCGGCGGCTCCTGGAGCAACTACCCCTACTTTGAAAGTGGTACTATCGTCGTCACGTCCGGCAGGGAAGGATTGTTCATGCTGAAGAAGCGGGAGGTGGACCTTTAG
- a CDS encoding tetratricopeptide repeat protein, which yields MFVGLALTLVLVLSACTPAGDGPGGAASDPSATGEPAFRNWVETAEYVGRETCGTCHQAQFDTFVRSQMGRSWKHATRALSDADWDNTPVLRDEYADLYFQPFARGEDLFVREFRLSGTDTTHLRVEQIDFIAGSGHHTNSHIYERGGYLYQIPVTWYTQDRKWGLAPKFQGGNNYRFSRVITDECMACHNAPPSFVEGSENRFVSVPSGIGCENCHGPGSIHVEEKRAGIMVNTAVEMDNSIVNPAKLSPERQLDLCSRCHMQGVAVFEEGESPLDWRPGQVLAAHENVYWPRQPDSVSTFIMASHPDRLAMSACFQASWAEGGDSGASSGMEPMTCLTCHDPHVPIEEMPKRHYDTVCQSCHAGPTAVTTGCTEPSVLSGANTATCSSCHMPPSGTSDIPFVKVTDHFIRVQEPGTRRGQALSEEESARQQAFIRLASLIQDQPSHRNVADGFLTYYEQFTDRPGMLDSAAVRLQKARALNPEDDLTASWIRLWHLQEDYAAIVRYTAGTGFRPPEDAWTAYRIGEAYQHTGRMDEAVTWFERAVSHGRDHLRFSDKLAVAWTQVGRAAEAVALYDRLLSAQDRFETGFNNRGFAYLVLGDFAAAEADFRRAISIDPDLEEALANLASLLYNTGRVAESRPYVQRLLRLNPSNPDYIGFWDAVK from the coding sequence ATGTTTGTGGGACTTGCACTGACGCTGGTGCTGGTGCTGTCCGCCTGCACGCCTGCCGGTGACGGGCCAGGGGGCGCTGCGTCCGACCCGTCCGCAACCGGTGAACCGGCGTTCCGGAATTGGGTGGAGACGGCCGAGTATGTGGGTCGCGAAACCTGTGGAACCTGTCACCAGGCCCAGTTTGACACGTTCGTACGCTCCCAGATGGGCCGCTCCTGGAAGCACGCCACACGTGCGCTTTCGGATGCCGACTGGGACAACACGCCCGTCCTGCGCGACGAATACGCCGACCTTTATTTCCAGCCGTTTGCCCGGGGTGAAGACCTGTTCGTGCGGGAATTCCGCCTGAGCGGTACCGATACGACGCACCTGCGTGTTGAACAGATCGATTTCATTGCCGGATCGGGGCACCATACCAACTCGCACATCTACGAGCGGGGCGGCTACCTGTACCAGATTCCCGTCACGTGGTATACACAGGACAGGAAATGGGGACTGGCCCCCAAATTCCAGGGAGGCAACAACTACCGGTTCAGCCGGGTGATCACGGACGAGTGCATGGCCTGCCACAATGCGCCTCCGTCGTTCGTGGAGGGTTCCGAGAACCGGTTCGTGTCTGTACCGTCCGGCATAGGATGCGAGAACTGCCACGGTCCCGGGTCCATTCACGTGGAGGAGAAACGCGCCGGTATCATGGTGAATACGGCCGTGGAGATGGACAATTCCATCGTGAATCCGGCGAAGCTCTCTCCAGAACGCCAACTCGATCTATGCTCCCGATGCCACATGCAGGGCGTGGCCGTGTTCGAAGAAGGGGAGTCCCCCTTGGACTGGCGGCCCGGACAGGTCCTGGCGGCGCACGAAAACGTCTACTGGCCCCGTCAGCCCGACTCGGTATCCACCTTCATCATGGCGTCGCATCCGGACCGGTTGGCCATGAGCGCGTGTTTCCAGGCTTCATGGGCGGAAGGTGGCGATTCAGGCGCATCATCCGGCATGGAACCCATGACCTGCCTGACGTGCCACGATCCGCATGTGCCCATCGAGGAAATGCCGAAGCGGCACTACGATACCGTATGTCAGTCCTGCCACGCCGGCCCGACGGCGGTCACCACCGGATGCACGGAGCCGTCGGTCCTCAGCGGTGCCAATACGGCCACGTGTTCCTCGTGCCACATGCCGCCCTCCGGCACGTCCGATATTCCCTTCGTGAAGGTCACCGACCATTTCATCAGGGTACAGGAACCGGGAACGCGACGGGGGCAGGCCTTGTCGGAAGAGGAGTCCGCCAGGCAGCAGGCCTTCATCCGGCTGGCCAGCCTGATCCAGGACCAGCCTTCGCACCGCAACGTCGCGGACGGTTTCCTGACCTACTACGAACAGTTCACGGACCGGCCCGGCATGTTGGACTCCGCAGCCGTGCGACTGCAGAAGGCCCGGGCTCTCAACCCGGAGGATGACCTCACGGCGTCCTGGATCCGTCTGTGGCACTTGCAGGAGGACTATGCCGCCATCGTGCGGTACACGGCCGGTACCGGATTCCGCCCGCCCGAGGACGCGTGGACGGCCTATCGTATTGGTGAGGCCTACCAACACACCGGCCGGATGGACGAAGCCGTCACCTGGTTCGAGCGGGCCGTCTCCCATGGCCGGGATCACCTTCGGTTCTCGGACAAATTGGCCGTGGCCTGGACGCAGGTCGGCCGGGCCGCCGAGGCCGTGGCGCTCTATGACCGCCTGCTGTCGGCGCAGGACCGGTTCGAGACCGGATTCAACAATCGCGGTTTCGCCTACCTGGTGCTCGGAGATTTCGCTGCCGCCGAGGCCGATTTCCGTCGTGCCATTTCCATCGACCCGGACCTGGAGGAGGCCCTCGCCAACCTCGCATCGCTGCTCTACAACACCGGTCGTGTGGCCGAGTCCCGTCCGTACGTGCAGCGGCTCCTGCGTTTGAACCCTTCGAATCCGGATTATATCGGATTCTGGGATGCCGTGAAGTAG
- the pyk gene encoding pyruvate kinase has product MERRTKIVCTLGPATDSEDMIRKLIRAGMDVARLNFSHGTHDYHRMLIERVRAASAAEGKPVAILQDLQGPKLRVGLVRDGRIELEAGATIRLTPDELEESTPDVLHVSYPTLADDLEVGGEILIDDGSLELRVTAKEGRDIVAEVIVGGPLSSRKGVNLPNIRTSTPALTEKDLADLEFGLEMEVDIMALSFVREASDVRQLVDRIKEKGSNVFVIAKIEKPEAVVCIDEILSVADGIMVARGDLGIEMRLSKVPGAQKSIIRKCLAAAKPVITATQMLESMIDHPRPTRAEVSDVANAVLDGSDAVMLSGETAMGEWPVKAVEVMHNVIREAERTFLELHPLDPTGDNVDVTEAVSRTAYWLAAKTGAKAIACLTASGTTARAIARHRPHVPVYAFTDDRRILGQLALSWGTKAFFIPFQYDTDRGLTLVHDMLRSQGLAGDGDQVVMTAGMPLPAKGRTNMVHVSTL; this is encoded by the coding sequence ATGGAACGTAGAACCAAGATTGTCTGCACACTCGGACCCGCCACGGATTCCGAGGACATGATCCGGAAACTCATCCGGGCCGGGATGGACGTGGCCCGTCTGAACTTTTCCCACGGGACCCACGATTACCACCGCATGCTGATTGAGCGGGTGCGTGCGGCATCGGCTGCGGAGGGGAAGCCCGTGGCCATCCTGCAGGATCTGCAGGGCCCGAAATTGCGGGTCGGCCTCGTCCGTGATGGCAGAATCGAATTGGAAGCAGGGGCAACCATCCGCCTGACCCCCGATGAACTCGAGGAGAGTACGCCCGACGTCCTGCATGTGTCGTACCCGACCCTGGCAGACGACCTGGAAGTGGGCGGGGAAATCCTGATTGATGATGGAAGCCTGGAACTGCGGGTGACGGCCAAGGAAGGCCGGGATATCGTGGCGGAGGTCATTGTAGGCGGTCCGCTGAGTTCCCGCAAGGGAGTCAATCTTCCCAATATCCGTACGTCGACACCGGCCCTTACGGAAAAGGATCTGGCCGATCTCGAATTCGGCCTGGAGATGGAAGTGGATATCATGGCGCTTTCCTTTGTCCGTGAGGCATCGGATGTCCGGCAACTGGTGGATCGGATCAAGGAAAAGGGCAGCAATGTGTTCGTCATCGCCAAGATCGAGAAACCGGAAGCCGTGGTCTGTATAGATGAGATCCTGTCCGTGGCAGACGGCATCATGGTGGCCCGCGGCGATCTGGGGATCGAAATGCGGCTATCGAAGGTGCCGGGCGCCCAGAAATCCATCATCCGGAAGTGCCTTGCGGCGGCCAAGCCCGTGATTACAGCGACCCAGATGTTGGAGAGCATGATCGACCATCCGCGACCGACGCGGGCGGAAGTATCGGACGTCGCCAACGCCGTGCTGGACGGATCGGACGCCGTCATGCTGTCGGGCGAGACCGCCATGGGCGAGTGGCCGGTCAAGGCGGTCGAGGTCATGCACAATGTCATCCGGGAGGCGGAGCGGACGTTCCTGGAACTGCACCCCCTCGATCCGACCGGCGACAACGTGGACGTAACCGAGGCCGTATCCCGGACCGCCTACTGGCTGGCGGCCAAGACCGGGGCAAAGGCCATTGCGTGCCTCACGGCATCGGGCACGACGGCCCGCGCCATCGCCCGCCATCGTCCCCACGTACCGGTTTACGCCTTCACGGACGACCGGCGCATCCTGGGGCAATTGGCGCTCTCCTGGGGAACAAAGGCTTTTTTCATTCCTTTCCAATACGACACCGATCGGGGGTTGACACTGGTCCACGACATGCTCCGCTCCCAGGGGTTGGCCGGGGATGGTGATCAGGTGGTCATGACGGCAGGCATGCCGCTGCCGGCCAAGGGACGCACGAACATGGTTCACGTTAGCACATTATGA
- a CDS encoding tetratricopeptide repeat protein: protein MLVGLVASGCGTGSVVSNRYDNFTAYYNGFYNAERVFESGRASLNTRRTEVDRTRYQPLFERPSGATGSRDFESAIAKSADLLREHPDSKWVDDALLLIGQSYFYQENFVGALQKFQEVISLDTRLRPEATFWLARTMITSGSYDEAQALLTAALLEDADRDWQSMYHLAMGELYVKQGQWEDAEAALATGLERVKDKEVGARAQFLHGQVLERLDRPEDAYRAFRRVGDFRPPYELQYAADYSAARVQGRYLDEGRALEAVRRMERDDKNASYVPEIRYLRGRILQYAGRDDEAFAVYDGVLYGSAPGTNLSGVRSRIHFALAEMYRDVDGNFVMAAAHFDSAATGTGTTGGTGRSAASGRTTRQSDVDTAPEAIRDMAGLRNAFKDYATVYLDIQRMDSLLALGSLPQEAFEARILELRQERAVELAEQQRLLNERQRERQFQQLAGAANDPFANQGLPPGKVIPGVNDGTTSNTAGFLFHEDPIRVQEGRATFRMKWGDRPLVPNWRREEAVSGIRDQVDDEAIADEGGDAEGESETLPEIDTSSVPRDSTSKSAMRRERALARYELGNTLFLNMNMPDSAAVWYRRVIEEDAGLPVAQRALYALAEVQRALGDDNAATALYRQILEEYPESDFSSRVRGRLGLEEEVISADSSGLALMAYSDVFDRWGQDPDSLVMGSFLRLAADWPEFDVAGRAMLTVARMHLEWADADSARVVGPVPAVVDRGTLERLWPAWFEVDSVSVVDSVRVDPALVDSVMVDSVMVDSALVDSVMVDSLPADSSLILPDSTAVRPDSVVVRSVHLSDLYAWVKDRFQGTDLYTAADRRSKVLAEYVRPPQAERPERKGLTAADSLALAALRGELAPPPKPAPDSTVTGRPDTLAVPEEVVAADSLENPERLDTSNRLPGAALPLETGGRYLVWTAAGNGAPAPTGFFVRIGPRLSDVDSAAFMRTTVERQLMEDSELVLTLEDREPEDPEFLVVAGPFRDRESAIAFHGIYGSTLDDDVGILQIVDVP from the coding sequence ATGCTGGTCGGCCTGGTGGCTTCCGGATGCGGAACGGGATCGGTCGTGTCCAACCGGTACGACAACTTCACGGCCTATTACAACGGGTTCTACAACGCCGAGCGCGTGTTCGAGTCCGGTCGGGCATCCCTCAATACGCGCCGCACGGAAGTGGACCGGACCCGGTACCAACCCCTGTTCGAGCGTCCATCCGGCGCTACGGGAAGCCGGGATTTCGAAAGCGCCATCGCCAAGAGTGCCGACCTGCTCCGGGAGCATCCAGATTCCAAATGGGTGGACGATGCGCTTTTGTTGATCGGGCAATCCTATTTCTACCAGGAGAATTTTGTCGGTGCGCTCCAGAAGTTCCAGGAAGTGATTTCCCTCGATACCCGACTTCGGCCTGAAGCCACCTTCTGGTTGGCCCGGACCATGATCACCTCCGGCTCCTATGATGAGGCGCAGGCCCTCCTGACTGCGGCCCTCCTGGAGGATGCCGACAGGGATTGGCAGAGCATGTACCATCTGGCCATGGGCGAACTGTATGTTAAGCAGGGGCAGTGGGAGGACGCCGAAGCGGCCCTGGCCACCGGATTGGAGCGCGTCAAGGACAAGGAGGTCGGCGCCCGCGCACAATTCCTGCACGGTCAGGTCCTTGAACGGTTGGATCGCCCCGAGGACGCGTACCGGGCCTTCCGGCGGGTCGGGGATTTCCGTCCTCCCTATGAACTGCAGTATGCCGCAGACTACTCGGCGGCCCGGGTCCAAGGGCGGTATCTCGATGAGGGCAGGGCGCTGGAAGCGGTGCGCCGGATGGAGCGCGATGACAAGAACGCTTCCTACGTTCCGGAAATCAGGTATTTGCGTGGACGGATCCTGCAGTATGCGGGTCGGGATGACGAGGCATTCGCCGTCTATGACGGCGTGCTCTACGGATCGGCGCCGGGGACGAACCTGTCCGGCGTGCGCTCGCGCATCCATTTCGCGTTGGCAGAGATGTACCGGGATGTGGACGGAAATTTTGTAATGGCGGCCGCGCACTTCGATTCGGCTGCCACCGGCACGGGCACGACAGGAGGTACAGGCCGGTCGGCTGCGTCGGGTCGGACGACACGCCAGTCGGACGTGGATACGGCTCCCGAGGCCATTCGCGACATGGCCGGTCTCCGGAATGCGTTCAAGGACTACGCGACGGTATATCTGGACATCCAGCGCATGGACTCCCTGCTTGCACTCGGCTCCTTGCCACAGGAAGCATTCGAAGCCCGCATCCTGGAGCTACGCCAGGAACGCGCGGTCGAGTTGGCCGAACAACAACGACTCCTGAACGAGCGTCAGCGGGAGCGGCAGTTCCAGCAGCTGGCGGGTGCTGCAAACGATCCTTTCGCCAATCAGGGGCTTCCCCCCGGCAAGGTCATCCCCGGCGTGAACGATGGCACGACGTCCAATACGGCGGGCTTTCTGTTCCATGAGGACCCCATCCGCGTACAGGAAGGGCGGGCCACGTTCCGGATGAAGTGGGGAGACCGCCCGCTGGTGCCGAACTGGCGGCGCGAGGAAGCCGTGTCCGGGATCCGGGATCAGGTGGACGATGAAGCGATTGCGGACGAAGGGGGAGACGCGGAAGGCGAATCGGAGACCTTGCCCGAAATTGACACATCCAGCGTTCCAAGGGATTCCACCAGCAAGTCTGCCATGCGTCGGGAGCGTGCGCTCGCACGGTACGAGTTGGGAAATACCCTCTTCCTGAACATGAACATGCCGGATTCGGCAGCGGTCTGGTACCGGCGCGTCATTGAAGAGGATGCCGGATTACCGGTTGCCCAACGTGCCTTGTACGCGCTTGCTGAAGTGCAGCGTGCGCTCGGTGACGACAATGCGGCCACCGCCCTGTACCGACAGATCCTGGAGGAGTATCCGGAATCCGACTTCTCATCCCGTGTCCGGGGCCGATTGGGATTGGAAGAAGAGGTGATCTCCGCAGACTCGTCGGGTCTGGCATTGATGGCTTATTCCGACGTTTTTGATCGATGGGGGCAGGACCCCGATTCGCTGGTCATGGGCTCTTTCCTGCGTCTGGCCGCGGACTGGCCGGAGTTCGACGTGGCGGGGCGGGCCATGTTGACCGTGGCCCGCATGCACCTGGAGTGGGCCGACGCCGACTCGGCCCGTGTGGTCGGTCCGGTGCCGGCGGTGGTGGACCGCGGGACGTTGGAACGGTTGTGGCCGGCCTGGTTCGAGGTGGACTCCGTTTCTGTGGTGGATTCGGTACGGGTTGACCCGGCGTTGGTCGATTCGGTGATGGTCGATTCGGTGATGGTCGATTCGGCGTTGGTCGATTCGGTGATGGTCGATTCGCTTCCGGCGGATTCTTCGTTGATCCTGCCCGACTCAACCGCTGTGCGCCCGGATTCCGTGGTTGTCCGTTCGGTTCATCTCTCCGATCTGTATGCGTGGGTCAAGGATCGTTTCCAGGGTACGGATCTGTATACCGCGGCGGATCGTCGCTCCAAGGTCCTGGCTGAATATGTTCGCCCGCCCCAGGCAGAGCGTCCGGAACGGAAGGGGTTGACCGCCGCAGATTCGCTGGCCCTGGCCGCGCTGCGCGGCGAATTGGCCCCGCCTCCAAAGCCGGCGCCCGACTCCACGGTCACGGGTCGTCCGGACACTCTTGCCGTACCCGAGGAAGTCGTCGCGGCCGACAGCCTGGAAAATCCGGAGCGCCTCGATACGTCGAACCGCCTTCCCGGTGCGGCCCTCCCCCTGGAAACGGGCGGTCGCTACCTGGTCTGGACGGCTGCCGGGAACGGGGCGCCGGCTCCCACCGGGTTCTTTGTCCGGATCGGCCCACGGCTGTCGGATGTGGACAGCGCCGCGTTCATGCGCACTACGGTGGAGCGACAATTGATGGAGGACTCCGAACTGGTCCTGACCCTTGAGGACAGAGAACCGGAAGACCCTGAATTCCTGGTGGTGGCGGGCCCGTTCCGGGACCGGGAATCGGCGATTGCCTTCCACGGCATCTATGGATCGACCCTCGATGATGACGTTGGAATCCTGCAGATTGTGGACGTTCCGTGA